A genomic stretch from Chitinophaga lutea includes:
- the porG gene encoding type IX secretion system protein PorG produces MLYTRIHWKVLLTASLWLAVLPFNKVSAQNEESYVGELGFTAGGAHYFGDLNTHMGLQATKPTVGIYYRKYFNGYVGARAHFRFMQLGYSDVYNANSFQKRRNLSFNTELYELAVQGDFNFFRFEPGSDAYRFSPYLTLGASFFHFNPYAYYQNRKYFLQPLRTEGQGTSRFPDRKPYQLYSYAYLIGGGVKYSLNRRLNLGVECLFRFTQTDYLDDVSTTYAGIDAFATKPDGSSTIAAILQDRSGVTGAPIGEMGRQRGNSRDKDQFATIEVTLGILFTSYRCKF; encoded by the coding sequence ATGCTGTATACGCGTATTCATTGGAAGGTTTTGCTGACGGCCTCACTCTGGCTGGCGGTTTTGCCATTTAACAAAGTTTCGGCCCAGAACGAGGAAAGTTACGTCGGCGAGCTGGGTTTCACGGCCGGCGGAGCCCATTACTTCGGCGACCTCAACACCCATATGGGCCTGCAGGCCACCAAACCCACCGTGGGCATCTATTACCGCAAATATTTCAACGGCTATGTGGGCGCCAGGGCGCATTTCCGCTTTATGCAGCTGGGTTATTCCGATGTGTACAACGCCAACAGCTTCCAGAAACGCCGCAACCTGAGTTTTAACACCGAACTGTATGAGCTGGCGGTTCAGGGGGACTTCAACTTCTTCCGCTTCGAGCCGGGCAGCGACGCCTACCGGTTTTCGCCGTACCTCACCCTGGGCGCATCGTTTTTCCACTTCAATCCCTACGCATATTATCAAAATAGGAAATATTTCCTGCAGCCCCTCCGTACCGAAGGGCAGGGAACCAGCCGCTTCCCCGACCGGAAGCCCTACCAGCTGTACTCATACGCCTACCTGATCGGCGGCGGCGTTAAATACAGCCTCAACCGCCGCCTCAACCTCGGCGTGGAATGCCTGTTCAGATTCACCCAAACCGACTATCTCGACGACGTCAGCACCACCTATGCCGGAATAGACGCCTTCGCCACCAAGCCCGACGGCAGCAGCACCATCGCCGCCATTTTGCAGGACAGAAGCGGGGTTACCGGGGCGCCCATCGGGGAAATGGGACGGCAGCGCGGCAACAGCCGGGATAAAGACCAGTTTGCCACCATCGAGGTCACCCTTGGCATCCTCTTCACCTCTTACCGCTGTAAGTTTTAA
- the gldC gene encoding gliding motility protein GldC: MTKKSTIQIQVGLDEQRVPESIEWTATDSTQDKMNKAKAMMVAFWDGADKTALRIDLWTKEMMVDEMADFFYQTMMTMADTYQRATPWADQANDLRAFAADFYKKFEEKLKKENP, translated from the coding sequence ATGACAAAGAAATCTACCATACAGATCCAGGTGGGGCTCGACGAACAAAGAGTGCCTGAATCGATCGAATGGACGGCTACAGACAGCACGCAGGATAAAATGAATAAAGCCAAGGCCATGATGGTGGCTTTCTGGGACGGGGCAGACAAAACCGCGCTGCGCATCGACCTGTGGACGAAAGAAATGATGGTGGACGAAATGGCCGATTTCTTTTACCAGACCATGATGACCATGGCCGACACCTACCAGCGCGCCACGCCCTGGGCCGATCAGGCGAACGACCTGCGGGCTTTTGCCGCAGATTTTTACAAAAAATTCGAAGAAAAACTCAAAAAGGAGAACCCGTAA
- a CDS encoding CvpA family protein, whose amino-acid sequence MAIDIIFAIILAFAVYRGFTRGLIVAVFSLVAFVLGMAAALKLSAVLAAYLAQSGMQGRWWPVICFIVIFLAVVILVRLGAAAIEKVVQWSMLGWVNRLGGILLYTAVFMVGYSVLLWLANQLYWLSPEVKLQSVVYPYIEHLGPKVMEQMGRILPVFRDVFAELEAFFENAAREMPVQ is encoded by the coding sequence TTGGCCATCGACATTATTTTTGCCATTATACTGGCATTTGCCGTTTACCGGGGTTTTACGCGCGGCCTGATCGTGGCCGTGTTCTCCCTGGTGGCATTTGTATTGGGGATGGCCGCGGCGCTCAAATTGTCGGCCGTACTGGCTGCATACCTCGCCCAGTCGGGCATGCAGGGGCGCTGGTGGCCGGTGATCTGTTTTATCGTGATATTCCTGGCGGTGGTGATACTGGTTCGCCTTGGCGCCGCCGCCATCGAAAAAGTGGTGCAGTGGAGCATGCTGGGATGGGTTAACAGGCTGGGCGGCATCCTGCTCTATACCGCCGTGTTCATGGTGGGGTACAGCGTACTGCTCTGGCTGGCCAACCAGTTGTACTGGCTTAGTCCCGAAGTGAAGCTCCAGAGCGTCGTATATCCCTATATCGAGCACCTGGGCCCGAAGGTAATGGAACAAATGGGACGCATTTTGCCGGTTTTCAGGGACGTTTTTGCCGAACTGGAAGCTTTCTTCGAAAATGCAGCCCGCGAAATGCCGGTTCAATAG
- a CDS encoding CBS domain-containing protein, with protein MLAQELISTVVPVLHPMDTGAKALRLMNEFHLTQLPMVVDNKYLGLVEEDQVLDWEDPDLLLETLNGNAFKPAITEGAHFYEALKLFYDQKLSALPVVSRENDYLGMITKDNLLAILAQYNGVKEPGGLLVLEVEPRDYSLSEIARIAESNEVTLLSVNTITNPNSAKLEVLLKTNRQELQGLVATFERFNYTIKYMFSEELEEDLLKKNYDLLMNYISM; from the coding sequence ATGTTGGCACAGGAACTCATTTCTACCGTGGTGCCGGTGCTTCATCCCATGGATACCGGTGCAAAAGCATTACGACTGATGAATGAATTTCATTTGACGCAATTGCCGATGGTAGTGGATAATAAGTACCTGGGGCTTGTGGAGGAAGACCAGGTGCTGGATTGGGAAGATCCGGACCTTTTACTGGAAACGCTGAACGGAAACGCTTTTAAACCCGCCATTACCGAAGGCGCCCACTTTTACGAAGCGCTCAAATTATTTTACGACCAGAAACTGTCGGCCCTGCCCGTGGTATCGCGCGAGAACGATTACCTCGGCATGATCACGAAGGACAACCTGCTGGCCATCCTCGCCCAGTACAACGGCGTCAAGGAACCGGGCGGCCTGCTGGTGCTCGAAGTGGAACCGCGCGATTACAGCCTCAGCGAGATCGCCCGCATCGCCGAAAGCAACGAAGTCACCTTGCTCAGCGTCAATACCATCACCAACCCGAACTCCGCCAAACTCGAAGTGCTCCTCAAAACCAACCGGCAGGAGCTCCAGGGCCTCGTGGCCACCTTCGAGCGGTTTAATTACACCATCAAATACATGTTCAGTGAAGAGCTGGAAGAAGATCTGCTGAAAAAGAACTACGACCTGCTGATGAACTACATCAGCATGTAG
- a CDS encoding OmpH family outer membrane protein, producing MKRFFVTAFLVIGSVMGALAQKYCVIDTKYILESIPDYKDSQKKLDAIAEQWQKEIDAKFQEVDKMYKSYQAEQVMLTDDLKRKREDEIIAREKDAKELQKKRFGYEGDLFKKREELVKPIQDKIYNAVQKLAASRMYDFVLDKSGGVTVIFSDPKLDKSEEILKSLGVKK from the coding sequence ATGAAAAGATTTTTCGTCACTGCGTTTTTAGTAATAGGCTCCGTTATGGGAGCGCTGGCACAGAAGTATTGTGTGATCGACACCAAATACATTCTCGAAAGCATCCCCGATTACAAGGATTCGCAGAAAAAACTCGATGCCATCGCAGAGCAGTGGCAGAAAGAAATTGACGCCAAGTTCCAGGAAGTAGACAAGATGTATAAATCTTACCAGGCCGAGCAGGTGATGCTCACCGACGACCTGAAGCGCAAGCGGGAAGATGAGATCATCGCAAGGGAAAAAGACGCCAAGGAGCTGCAGAAGAAACGTTTCGGATACGAAGGCGATCTGTTCAAGAAAAGAGAGGAACTGGTAAAACCCATTCAGGATAAAATTTACAATGCCGTGCAGAAGCTGGCCGCCAGCCGGATGTACGACTTTGTGCTGGACAAGTCGGGCGGTGTGACCGTGATTTTTTCGGATCCTAAACTGGACAAGAGCGAAGAAATATTAAAATCCCTGGGCGTTAAAAAATAA
- a CDS encoding isoprenyl transferase → MSLKDQLDLQRLPRHIAIIMDGNGRWAKERGQDRLYGHHQGVESVRDIVEGCAELGIEYLTLYAFSTENWDRPVYEVNGIMELLVTTIRKEVETLNKNNIRLHVIGDMTMLPAHCQQELQEAMDITAPNTGLNLVMALSYSARWEILQAARNIARDAKAGKINPDELTPEMWEKYLCTAKLPDPELMIRTSGEHRISNFLLYQLAYAELYFTNTRWPDFRKENLYEAILNYQTRERRFGKTSEQIQQNEEIVS, encoded by the coding sequence ATGAGTTTGAAGGATCAATTAGACCTGCAACGACTGCCCCGCCATATTGCCATTATTATGGACGGTAATGGCCGGTGGGCCAAAGAACGGGGGCAGGACCGCCTTTACGGTCATCATCAGGGAGTGGAAAGTGTGCGTGATATCGTGGAGGGCTGTGCCGAACTGGGCATCGAATACCTGACACTGTACGCCTTTTCTACAGAGAACTGGGACAGGCCCGTATATGAGGTGAACGGCATCATGGAGTTGCTCGTGACCACCATCCGCAAGGAGGTGGAAACACTGAATAAAAATAATATACGTCTCCACGTGATAGGGGACATGACCATGCTGCCCGCGCATTGCCAACAGGAATTGCAGGAAGCCATGGATATCACCGCGCCAAACACCGGGCTCAACCTCGTGATGGCACTGAGCTACAGCGCACGCTGGGAAATTCTGCAGGCCGCCCGCAACATCGCCAGGGATGCCAAGGCAGGCAAAATCAATCCCGACGAGCTGACGCCCGAAATGTGGGAAAAATACCTATGCACCGCCAAACTGCCCGATCCTGAACTCATGATACGGACCAGCGGCGAACACCGTATAAGCAATTTCTTATTGTACCAGCTGGCCTACGCAGAACTGTATTTCACCAATACACGCTGGCCTGACTTCCGCAAGGAAAATCTGTACGAAGCCATCTTAAATTATCAAACCAGAGAACGTCGATTCGGCAAAACAAGCGAACAAATACAGCAGAATGAAGAAATCGTTTCCTAA
- a CDS encoding BamA/OMP85 family outer membrane protein gives MKKSFPKSLLAVVLCCSAGVSARAQQRDTVPVPVTMPADISPFSLGNPQQFEIADIAVTGTEFLDKSLLLSLSGLAVGDKVVMPGDHFAKAIQGLWGQRLFSNIAIYITKIEGNKIWLEIALVEKPRMSSFVFKGVKKSDADELTTKAALRKGSVVTEALQQNTLAVVRKFYAEKGFRNVTVRMEERKDPPPAINSASVIFWVDKGNKVKVNDINIVGNYNVSDNALKKKMKGTKEVSRFTLYPEMANAWTDSMATSDDYWKEMGFLSATRTLQKIDPYFRFHLFSSAKFNDIKYTEDKEKLIAVYNSKGFRDAQIVKDTTYNSAKGNLNVEIKLEEGKKYYFGNITWRGNTVYNDTILSRGLGIKKGDVYNLELLGKRLGNPPGPEGGDIGSLYMDDGYLFFQVDPVEIGIRGDTIDYEIRIQEGPQATIKDIRIAGNEKTNEHVIRRELRTLPGEKFSRQNLMRSQREISQLGFFNPETIGINPVPNVQEGTVDIDYKVEERANDQLELSAGWGGYIGLTGTLGVTFNNFSLRNIFKKETWDPLPSGDGQKLSVRVSSNGKAYRSYNFSFTEPWLGGKKRNPFSVSFYSSHQSPYAMAKYYGQTVENENAYLKVMGGSISLGKQLRWPDDWFSLMYSIQYQRYKLWDYNYFGMPGFETGTSNNLSFRITLARSSVDQQIFPRSGSSFMVYGQFTPPYSAFNRDKDYKAEPIAEQFKFIEYQKYRMSAEWYVPLSRPRGTDNKSLVLKVAAKFGYLGRYNNRTTLSPFGRFELGGDGLSNFAVYDRDIISQRGYPVYYTSNPKLNPDGGGVPAGYSGFTMFNKYVMELRYPFSLNPSSTIFGLIFLEAANGYRDFKEYDPFRLRRSVGVGARFYLPMFGLLGFDYGIGLDRLRPGAGMKDAAKFTFMLGFEPE, from the coding sequence ATGAAGAAATCGTTTCCTAAAAGCCTCCTGGCCGTAGTTTTATGTTGCAGCGCGGGCGTATCTGCGCGTGCCCAACAAAGGGATACTGTTCCCGTACCGGTCACCATGCCGGCGGATATCAGCCCTTTTTCCCTGGGCAACCCGCAGCAATTTGAAATCGCCGATATTGCCGTAACCGGTACAGAATTCCTTGATAAATCATTACTGCTCTCCCTCTCAGGCCTCGCCGTAGGCGACAAGGTAGTGATGCCCGGCGACCACTTCGCCAAAGCCATCCAGGGCCTGTGGGGACAACGCCTGTTTTCCAACATCGCTATCTACATCACTAAAATAGAAGGCAACAAAATATGGCTGGAAATCGCCCTCGTGGAGAAACCCCGTATGTCTTCCTTCGTTTTCAAAGGGGTTAAAAAATCCGATGCGGACGAACTGACCACCAAAGCCGCCCTCCGCAAAGGCAGCGTGGTGACTGAAGCCCTCCAGCAAAACACCCTCGCCGTGGTGCGCAAGTTCTACGCCGAAAAAGGATTCCGCAACGTGACCGTACGCATGGAAGAAAGGAAAGACCCGCCGCCGGCCATCAACTCCGCTTCCGTGATATTCTGGGTAGATAAAGGCAACAAGGTAAAAGTGAACGATATCAACATCGTTGGCAACTACAACGTGTCCGATAACGCGCTCAAGAAAAAAATGAAGGGCACCAAGGAAGTTTCCCGCTTCACCCTCTATCCTGAAATGGCCAACGCCTGGACTGACAGCATGGCTACTTCAGACGATTACTGGAAAGAAATGGGTTTCCTCTCCGCCACCCGCACCCTGCAGAAAATCGACCCCTACTTCCGCTTCCACCTCTTTTCCTCTGCCAAGTTCAACGACATTAAATACACCGAAGACAAGGAAAAACTCATCGCTGTATATAACTCGAAAGGTTTCCGCGACGCGCAGATCGTGAAAGATACCACGTACAACTCCGCCAAAGGCAACCTCAACGTGGAAATCAAGCTCGAAGAAGGTAAAAAATATTATTTCGGTAACATTACCTGGAGAGGTAATACCGTATACAACGATACCATCCTGTCACGCGGCCTCGGCATCAAAAAAGGCGACGTGTACAACCTGGAACTGCTGGGCAAACGCCTGGGCAACCCTCCCGGTCCTGAAGGCGGCGACATCGGCAGCCTTTACATGGACGATGGTTACCTGTTCTTCCAGGTAGACCCGGTGGAAATCGGTATCCGTGGAGACACCATCGATTACGAGATCCGCATCCAGGAAGGTCCGCAGGCTACGATCAAGGATATACGCATCGCCGGTAACGAAAAAACCAACGAGCACGTTATCCGCCGTGAACTGCGCACCCTGCCCGGCGAGAAATTCAGCCGCCAGAACCTGATGCGCTCACAGCGTGAAATTTCACAGCTCGGGTTCTTCAACCCCGAAACCATCGGTATCAACCCCGTGCCTAACGTACAGGAAGGTACCGTGGACATCGACTACAAAGTGGAAGAAAGGGCCAACGACCAGCTGGAGCTGTCTGCGGGCTGGGGCGGTTACATCGGTCTTACCGGTACCCTCGGCGTAACCTTCAACAACTTTTCCCTGCGTAACATCTTCAAAAAAGAAACCTGGGATCCCTTGCCCAGCGGCGACGGCCAGAAGCTGAGCGTGAGGGTATCGTCCAATGGTAAAGCATACCGTTCTTACAACTTCTCTTTCACAGAGCCCTGGCTGGGTGGTAAAAAACGGAACCCCTTCTCCGTAAGCTTCTACAGCAGCCACCAGAGCCCGTACGCCATGGCCAAATATTACGGCCAGACGGTGGAAAACGAAAACGCCTACCTGAAAGTAATGGGTGGATCCATTTCTCTCGGCAAACAGCTCCGCTGGCCCGACGACTGGTTCTCGCTCATGTACTCCATCCAGTACCAGCGTTATAAACTGTGGGACTACAACTACTTCGGCATGCCCGGTTTTGAAACCGGTACTTCCAATAACCTGAGCTTCCGTATCACGCTGGCGCGTTCTTCCGTGGATCAGCAGATCTTCCCGCGCAGTGGTTCCAGCTTCATGGTGTATGGCCAGTTTACGCCGCCGTACTCTGCGTTTAACCGCGACAAGGACTATAAAGCAGAGCCCATTGCAGAACAGTTCAAATTCATCGAATACCAGAAGTACCGTATGAGCGCCGAGTGGTATGTGCCGCTGAGCCGCCCCCGCGGTACCGACAATAAATCGCTGGTGCTGAAAGTGGCCGCCAAATTCGGTTACCTCGGCCGCTACAACAACCGCACAACGCTTTCGCCCTTCGGCCGCTTCGAGCTGGGTGGCGACGGTTTGAGCAACTTCGCCGTGTACGACAGGGACATCATTTCCCAGCGCGGTTACCCGGTATATTATACCTCCAATCCGAAACTGAACCCGGATGGCGGCGGTGTGCCGGCAGGTTACTCAGGTTTCACCATGTTTAATAAATACGTGATGGAACTGCGTTATCCGTTCAGCCTCAACCCGAGCTCCACCATCTTCGGCCTGATATTCCTGGAAGCCGCCAACGGTTACCGCGACTTCAAAGAATACGATCCGTTCCGTCTCCGCCGCTCTGTGGGCGTGGGTGCGCGCTTCTACCTGCCGATGTTCGGCCTGCTCGGTTTCGACTATGGCATAGGATTGGATAGGTTAAGGCCGGGCGCAGGAATGAAGGATGCCGCTAAATTTACCTTCATGCTGGGCTTTGAACCGGAATAA
- a CDS encoding GatB/YqeY domain-containing protein, whose amino-acid sequence MSLEQNINGAIKTAMLAKAEAELRALRAIKAAILLAKTSEGSTGELTEADELKLLQKLAKQRKDSLEIFTQQNRADLAKKEEEELAVIERYLPQQMDEAALRAELTAIIASVGAASPADMGKVMGAATKQLAGKADGKAISAMVKELLTK is encoded by the coding sequence ATGTCATTAGAACAAAACATCAACGGCGCCATCAAAACCGCCATGCTGGCGAAGGCAGAAGCTGAATTGCGTGCGCTCCGCGCCATCAAGGCAGCAATATTGCTGGCCAAAACTTCCGAAGGCAGCACTGGCGAACTGACGGAGGCCGACGAGCTGAAGCTGCTGCAGAAACTGGCGAAACAACGGAAAGATTCCCTTGAAATTTTCACCCAGCAGAACCGGGCCGACCTGGCGAAGAAAGAAGAAGAAGAACTGGCCGTGATTGAGCGGTACCTCCCCCAGCAAATGGACGAGGCCGCCCTGCGCGCGGAACTGACGGCTATCATCGCTTCGGTGGGCGCTGCTTCTCCCGCAGATATGGGTAAAGTGATGGGGGCAGCCACCAAACAGCTGGCCGGCAAGGCCGACGGGAAGGCGATTTCCGCGATGGTAAAAGAATTACTGACCAAATAA
- a CDS encoding POTRA domain-containing protein → MRTVFFYIRTRRYGCFFCWAVWALLLGIAMPTAAQVPDTTVTPSAQPLAVVQDSGYVIVRNVAVSGNKKTRTSIILRELPIKPGDTVYLRTLAETLEAGRKQLLNTSLFLNVSANVKNWEGQQADFVYEVWERWYLFAFPIFKLADRNFNQWWVEQKRSLNRVNIGVKAFQDNLTGRNDDIYADVTVGYTQKFLLGYNLPYIDRKLRQGLGFVVSYSRNREINYISDFNKQQFFRQDDFLRRQFALGLNYTYRKAISTRHQVALNYYHESVNDSVALKNPDYLGGGRTEMGYLELSYRLNYIKADSWQYPLVGQSLYAEATRTGFGPLSGLEYFKFRVKGAKYWELARKTYGALSVLGQAKFSDKQPYIGMRAMGYGDDYLRGLEYYVVDATSYFIFKSTLRRELLNFKVHLPIVPKKFSNLPIRVLAKAYGDMGYGYARRVRNGMLNNRMLYTTGVGLDVVSFYDTCIRFEYSINQLGEKGLFLHAKLDM, encoded by the coding sequence ATGCGCACTGTATTCTTTTATATACGTACCCGGCGGTACGGATGCTTTTTCTGCTGGGCCGTATGGGCACTGTTGCTGGGCATCGCCATGCCCACAGCCGCGCAGGTGCCGGACACGACCGTCACTCCCTCCGCTCAGCCGCTGGCCGTAGTACAGGATTCGGGTTATGTGATCGTACGCAACGTCGCCGTCAGCGGCAACAAAAAAACACGCACGTCCATCATCCTCCGCGAATTACCCATCAAACCGGGCGATACGGTATATCTCCGCACGCTGGCCGAAACGCTCGAAGCGGGCCGCAAGCAGCTGCTCAATACCTCGTTGTTCCTCAACGTGTCTGCCAACGTAAAAAACTGGGAAGGACAGCAGGCCGATTTTGTATATGAAGTATGGGAAAGATGGTACCTCTTCGCATTCCCCATCTTCAAACTGGCCGACCGTAACTTCAACCAGTGGTGGGTGGAGCAGAAACGCAGCCTGAACCGCGTCAATATCGGCGTCAAGGCGTTCCAGGACAACCTTACCGGCCGTAACGACGATATCTATGCGGATGTGACGGTGGGCTACACGCAGAAGTTCCTGCTCGGCTACAACCTGCCGTACATCGACCGCAAGCTCAGGCAGGGCCTGGGATTTGTGGTGTCCTACAGCCGTAACCGGGAGATCAATTACATATCCGATTTCAACAAGCAGCAGTTTTTCCGGCAGGATGATTTTTTACGGCGCCAGTTCGCACTGGGCCTGAACTACACTTACCGGAAGGCCATTTCCACCCGCCACCAGGTGGCCCTGAATTATTACCACGAGTCCGTGAACGATTCTGTAGCCCTCAAAAACCCCGATTACCTCGGCGGCGGGCGCACGGAAATGGGCTACCTCGAATTGTCGTATCGCCTCAATTACATCAAGGCCGATAGCTGGCAATATCCGCTGGTAGGGCAGTCGCTCTACGCCGAGGCCACGCGTACGGGATTCGGGCCGCTCAGCGGGCTGGAATATTTTAAATTCCGCGTCAAAGGCGCGAAATACTGGGAGCTGGCCCGCAAAACCTACGGCGCCCTCAGCGTGCTGGGGCAGGCCAAATTCTCCGACAAACAGCCCTACATCGGCATGCGGGCCATGGGATACGGAGACGACTATCTCCGCGGGCTGGAATACTACGTGGTGGACGCTACGAGTTATTTTATCTTTAAATCCACCCTGCGCCGCGAGCTCCTGAACTTCAAGGTGCACCTTCCCATCGTACCCAAAAAATTCAGCAACCTGCCCATCCGCGTACTGGCAAAAGCGTACGGCGACATGGGTTACGGCTATGCCCGCCGTGTGCGTAACGGCATGCTCAACAACCGCATGTTGTACACCACCGGTGTGGGGCTCGACGTGGTTTCTTTCTACGATACCTGTATCCGCTTTGAATATAGCATCAACCAATTGGGAGAAAAAGGACTATTTTTACACGCTAAACTGGATATGTAA
- a CDS encoding NAD kinase, with the protein MHVALYSRGFVKEDLEDIRLLLDELSRQEITPVVYEPFFKELRPHVQFPADTDTFSKAADLDGRIEFLVSLGGDGTLLDTVTYIRDKNIPVMGVNFGRLGFLASIGREEIHEVVNSLVSRSYVVDRRTLIHLDASSPLFGEVPYALNEFTIHKKDTSAMVKIHTYLNGEFLNTYWADGLIVATPTGSTGYSLSCGGPIVFPEAGSFVITPVAPHNLNVRPIVVPDDHVISFEVEGRSDQFICTLDSRMEVIDNRVQLAVKKEDFSINLLRLNEGNFLHTLRNKLLWGIDTRNAGRK; encoded by the coding sequence ATGCATGTAGCCCTTTACAGCCGCGGTTTTGTCAAGGAAGATCTGGAGGATATAAGACTATTGCTGGATGAACTGAGCCGTCAGGAAATTACCCCCGTGGTGTACGAGCCCTTTTTTAAAGAGCTCCGGCCGCATGTACAATTCCCCGCCGATACCGATACTTTTTCCAAAGCAGCCGACCTCGACGGCCGCATCGAGTTCCTGGTGAGCCTGGGTGGAGACGGTACCCTGCTCGATACCGTTACGTATATCCGCGACAAAAATATTCCCGTGATGGGGGTCAACTTCGGCCGCCTGGGCTTTCTGGCCAGCATCGGGCGCGAAGAGATCCACGAAGTGGTCAATTCCCTGGTAAGCCGCAGTTACGTGGTAGACCGGCGGACGCTCATCCATCTCGATGCCAGTTCCCCGCTGTTCGGGGAGGTGCCCTATGCCCTCAATGAATTTACCATCCACAAAAAGGACACCTCCGCGATGGTGAAGATCCATACCTACCTGAACGGGGAATTCCTCAATACCTATTGGGCCGACGGGCTGATTGTGGCCACACCCACCGGTTCCACGGGATATTCCCTGAGCTGCGGCGGGCCCATCGTATTTCCCGAGGCCGGCAGTTTCGTGATCACCCCCGTTGCCCCGCACAACCTGAATGTACGGCCCATCGTGGTGCCAGACGATCATGTGATTTCATTCGAAGTGGAAGGCCGCAGCGACCAGTTCATCTGTACCCTCGATTCCCGGATGGAAGTGATCGACAACCGGGTGCAGCTGGCCGTCAAAAAAGAAGACTTTTCCATCAACCTGCTGCGGCTTAACGAAGGCAATTTCCTGCACACCCTGCGAAACAAACTGCTTTGGGGCATCGATACCCGTAATGCAGGAAGAAAATAA
- a CDS encoding OmpH family outer membrane protein, translated as MKKYVIIAFVAFTGLCSVKATAQSKIAHINAQALIEAMPETKKAQTEIETFAQSLEKESKSLIDEYNRKMKAFDDELAKTPNMSETMKEVKAKEIQEAQKRIQDFQQLAQEKIGQKQNELLKPVYDKARKGIEDVAKEKGYAYVLDSSQGSLLVSPAGDDILSAVKTKLGVPATAAPAPAK; from the coding sequence ATGAAGAAGTATGTAATTATTGCATTTGTTGCATTCACCGGTTTATGCAGTGTGAAGGCCACCGCACAGTCCAAAATCGCGCATATCAATGCTCAGGCTCTGATCGAGGCCATGCCGGAAACCAAAAAAGCGCAGACAGAAATAGAAACATTTGCACAATCACTGGAAAAAGAGAGCAAATCACTGATCGACGAATATAACAGGAAAATGAAGGCTTTCGACGACGAACTGGCCAAAACGCCCAACATGAGTGAAACCATGAAGGAAGTAAAAGCCAAAGAAATCCAGGAAGCGCAGAAACGTATCCAGGACTTCCAGCAGCTGGCCCAGGAAAAAATCGGCCAGAAACAGAACGAACTGCTGAAACCCGTATACGATAAAGCCCGCAAAGGCATCGAAGACGTAGCGAAAGAAAAAGGGTACGCTTATGTACTGGACAGCTCTCAGGGCTCCCTGCTGGTTTCTCCCGCAGGCGACGACATCCTGTCTGCCGTTAAGACCAAACTGGGTGTGCCTGCCACAGCAGCGCCCGCACCCGCTAAATAA
- a CDS encoding alpha/beta fold hydrolase: MNYEIKTQGKFKYIEEGEGEPVILLHGLFGALSNFSGLLEYFKQYNKVVIPMLPLFDLNILETSVGGLAKYVHKFIETRGYTNFHLMGNSLGGHVALVYILKHPENVKSLILTGSSGLFENGMGETYPKRGDYEYIRKKTELTFFDPAMATKELVDEVFEITSNRLKVIKIITLAKSAIRHNLGDELKTIQTPTLLIWGNNDTVTPPMVGEEFHKLIPNSELHFIDKCGHAPMMEVPDEFNVIMHDFMKRLNAGAVKPKAV; encoded by the coding sequence ATGAATTACGAAATCAAAACACAGGGCAAATTTAAATACATCGAAGAAGGAGAAGGGGAACCGGTGATTTTGCTGCATGGCCTTTTCGGTGCCCTCAGTAATTTCAGCGGCCTCCTGGAGTACTTCAAACAATACAATAAGGTTGTCATCCCGATGTTGCCCTTGTTTGACCTGAATATCCTGGAAACCTCCGTAGGCGGCCTGGCCAAATACGTTCACAAATTCATCGAAACCCGCGGTTATACCAATTTTCACCTCATGGGCAACTCCCTGGGAGGGCACGTGGCACTGGTGTATATCCTCAAACACCCGGAAAACGTAAAATCGCTCATCCTCACCGGCAGCTCCGGCCTGTTCGAAAACGGGATGGGTGAAACCTATCCCAAACGAGGCGACTATGAATATATCCGCAAAAAAACCGAACTCACCTTCTTTGATCCGGCAATGGCTACGAAAGAACTGGTAGACGAAGTGTTCGAGATCACCAGCAACCGGCTGAAAGTGATCAAAATCATCACCCTGGCCAAATCCGCCATCCGTCATAACCTGGGCGACGAGCTGAAAACCATACAAACACCCACCCTCCTCATCTGGGGGAATAACGATACCGTAACGCCGCCCATGGTAGGGGAAGAGTTTCACAAGCTCATCCCCAACTCGGAACTGCATTTTATCGATAAATGCGGCCACGCTCCCATGATGGAAGTGCCCGACGAATTCAACGTCATCATGCACGACTTCATGAAAAGGCTCAACGCCGGGGCGGTGAAGCCGAAAGCCGTATAA